The following proteins are co-located in the Pseudoalteromonas sp. N1230-9 genome:
- a CDS encoding fatty acid cis/trans isomerase yields MKRALTTLFGLILLSGCAYLGAAHYDELFGKEQPQERVVGAASPEGVEFLTDVKPVLDSRCVVCHGCYDAPCQLKLSSVEGIDRGLSKERVYDGTRLLAQEPSRLLFDAVNTAQWREKGFTPVLNERIQTEEANLAGSVLYNALVLKQSSPLPAQAILGDEFDFSLDREQTCTTMGEFDSFAKDNPHSGMPYGLPGISTEEFQHLAKWLRKGGYLAHIESPEPDVLEQVKRWEAFFNQDDLKAQLAARYIYEHWYLAHIYFPEHADKHSYFKLVRSSTPPGQDIKVISTRRPYEDPKVERVYYRLMHDRSTILAKTHLPLALNDEKLERIRSQFIDADYQVSKLPSYKPEVASNPFKAFSAIPVNSRYQFMLDEAELIIMGFIKGPVCRGQIALNVINDQFWVAFAKPEMAATPKVGELLLQHEDALALPAEEESNALPISSWVKYSKRQNQYLSAKVALANKMFENGQHLTTDLLWQGDGHNQNAALTVFRHFDSATVVKGWIGQQPKTAWVLDYALFERIHYLLVAGFDVYGNIGHQLLTRLYMDFLRLEGEANYLALLPEAKRKEIKAQWYRKSPPSLTNFFEDELSFSQPTGIDYKTSDPQAELFTMLKAKLQSVLSPRFDYTKVPEPLASINHLPVKAVNLLPQISFVLVKGGTDKHKAYTLIHHNAHYNISSLLNEEGQRAYAEDTVTIVPGFIGDYPEAIWYLHNEQQVAAFASGLAKVTDEAAYRDLKSEFAIRRTHPQFWQYSDILHKTAKEYRGVEFGLFDYNRLENR; encoded by the coding sequence ATGAAAAGGGCCTTAACCACGCTGTTTGGTTTAATATTATTAAGCGGCTGTGCTTATTTAGGGGCAGCGCATTACGATGAGCTTTTTGGTAAAGAGCAGCCGCAAGAACGAGTAGTCGGAGCAGCCTCACCTGAAGGTGTAGAATTTTTAACGGACGTAAAACCTGTGCTTGATAGCCGATGTGTTGTGTGCCATGGCTGTTATGATGCACCGTGTCAGTTAAAACTGTCATCAGTAGAAGGAATTGATCGTGGCCTTAGTAAAGAGCGTGTTTATGATGGTACACGCTTACTTGCTCAAGAGCCTAGTCGTTTGCTCTTCGATGCGGTAAATACCGCTCAGTGGCGTGAAAAAGGCTTTACTCCCGTGCTCAATGAGCGCATTCAAACTGAAGAAGCCAACCTTGCAGGCAGTGTGCTTTATAATGCCTTAGTACTTAAGCAAAGTAGCCCATTACCGGCGCAAGCAATTTTAGGCGATGAATTTGATTTCAGCCTTGATCGCGAGCAAACCTGTACCACAATGGGTGAATTCGATTCATTTGCTAAAGATAATCCTCACAGTGGTATGCCTTATGGTTTACCGGGGATTTCAACTGAAGAGTTTCAGCACCTCGCTAAGTGGTTAAGAAAGGGGGGATATTTAGCTCACATAGAGTCACCAGAGCCCGATGTTCTTGAGCAGGTTAAGCGTTGGGAGGCATTTTTTAATCAAGATGATTTAAAAGCTCAGCTAGCTGCGCGCTATATTTATGAACATTGGTATTTGGCCCATATTTACTTCCCTGAGCATGCTGATAAGCATAGTTACTTTAAACTTGTGCGTTCATCAACCCCACCGGGGCAAGATATCAAAGTAATAAGTACTCGTCGTCCTTATGAAGATCCTAAAGTTGAACGAGTTTACTATCGCTTAATGCATGATCGCTCAACTATTTTAGCGAAAACGCACCTGCCTTTAGCACTTAATGATGAGAAGCTTGAACGTATACGTTCGCAATTCATTGACGCTGATTATCAGGTGAGTAAACTTCCGAGTTATAAACCTGAAGTTGCATCAAACCCATTTAAAGCATTTTCTGCAATCCCTGTTAACTCACGTTATCAATTTATGCTTGATGAAGCAGAGCTGATAATTATGGGCTTCATTAAAGGGCCTGTATGCCGAGGTCAAATAGCCTTAAATGTTATTAATGATCAATTTTGGGTAGCCTTTGCAAAGCCTGAAATGGCAGCTACACCTAAAGTGGGTGAGTTATTATTACAGCACGAAGATGCACTTGCATTGCCAGCTGAGGAAGAGAGTAATGCTTTACCAATTTCAAGCTGGGTAAAATACTCCAAACGTCAAAACCAGTATTTGTCAGCAAAAGTCGCGCTGGCCAATAAAATGTTTGAAAATGGCCAACATTTAACAACAGATCTACTTTGGCAAGGTGACGGACATAACCAAAATGCGGCGCTAACAGTTTTCCGCCATTTTGATAGCGCAACGGTTGTCAAAGGTTGGATAGGCCAGCAGCCAAAAACAGCGTGGGTGCTTGATTATGCGTTGTTTGAACGTATTCACTACTTGCTGGTGGCAGGCTTCGACGTGTATGGCAATATAGGCCATCAGTTACTTACCCGTTTATATATGGATTTTTTGCGTTTAGAAGGTGAAGCGAATTATTTGGCATTGCTACCAGAGGCTAAACGTAAGGAAATTAAAGCGCAGTGGTATCGTAAATCGCCACCTAGCTTAACTAATTTCTTTGAAGATGAGTTGTCGTTTAGTCAGCCAACAGGCATTGATTATAAAACATCAGATCCGCAAGCAGAGTTGTTCACTATGTTAAAAGCAAAGTTGCAGTCTGTTTTGAGCCCTCGATTTGACTATACAAAGGTACCAGAGCCGTTAGCCAGTATTAATCATTTACCTGTAAAGGCAGTGAATCTATTACCACAAATATCGTTTGTGTTAGTAAAAGGTGGCACTGATAAACACAAGGCGTACACACTTATTCATCATAACGCTCACTATAATATTTCGAGCTTGTTGAATGAAGAAGGCCAACGTGCATATGCGGAAGACACCGTCACTATTGTGCCTGGTTTTATTGGTGATTACCCTGAAGCTATTTGGTATCTACATAATGAACAGCAAGTCGCTGCGTTTGCATCTGGGCTTGCAAAGGTAACGGATGAAGCTGCATACCGAGATTTAAAAAGTGAGTTTGCAATTCGCCGAACCCACCCGCAGTTTTGGCAGTACAGCGATATTTTGCATAAAACGGCAAAAGAATACCGTGGTGTTGAGTTTGGCTTATTCGATTACAACCGCTTAGAGAATAGGTAA
- a CDS encoding hybrid sensor histidine kinase/response regulator → MLDLVVDIRKRYRWGLLAIAILISVSVSLMQYLLYIQKGDAQVINLAGKQRMLSQKIALYGNALIFEQSEQTYQHRMLLQHAVEQFVAGHQFLLQKDSSGQFLYLNDALKAHYFSSPTQLDLHVKQYISKAQQLLNSRSNYGTQGRSPFSSEHLEKLLMDLDEAVYLLEQSAVTKVKVISILEVVFWIIAIGLLIVELIFIFKPMEKLIAKTIKQYQQQKEVVERVSHNKERFIARASHEFRTPLQGLTASIEALDINDTQQLTKKQALYCVNRLVSMLDELLDLQKLTTGEWQLNLSQGNLLTSLKQAVTPFEYACNDKKITFTINFAESVNKQVISDHGRLQQVFAELVNNAVKFTPTQGRIAVTASCQGEKGFVFEVQDNGKGFDHSSSDFLNDEQDAEQHFQGLKTGLFRVKQIIKALEGDIQFFNVQPHGVKVVVKLAFKQAPKEAAKALLPSNLHCLIVEDNTLNATILGRILSQFNYTYDIAPNGLIATDMTETKPYDVIFMDLNMPVMDGFQAIDIIRNEQCQLTPILAVTANTSSEDLQRIYALGANLHLYKPITAETVEKALTIMFAENRAE, encoded by the coding sequence ATGTTAGATCTGGTTGTAGATATCAGAAAACGATATCGCTGGGGATTGTTGGCAATCGCCATTTTAATTTCGGTATCTGTGTCTTTGATGCAGTATCTACTTTATATTCAAAAAGGTGACGCGCAAGTTATTAACCTCGCTGGTAAACAGCGTATGTTGTCACAAAAAATAGCGCTTTATGGAAATGCGCTTATCTTCGAACAGTCAGAGCAAACATATCAGCATCGAATGCTATTGCAACATGCTGTAGAGCAATTTGTTGCGGGCCATCAGTTTTTACTTCAAAAAGATAGCAGCGGGCAGTTTCTTTATTTAAATGATGCGCTAAAAGCTCACTATTTCTCTTCTCCAACACAGCTAGATTTGCACGTTAAGCAATACATTAGCAAAGCGCAGCAGCTATTAAATAGTCGCTCTAATTATGGTACTCAAGGTCGCTCCCCATTTAGCAGTGAACATTTAGAAAAGCTTTTAATGGACTTAGATGAAGCTGTTTATCTGTTAGAGCAAAGCGCTGTTACCAAGGTAAAAGTCATTTCTATATTAGAGGTTGTTTTTTGGATTATTGCTATTGGGCTACTGATTGTGGAGCTTATATTTATCTTCAAACCAATGGAAAAGCTCATTGCAAAAACAATAAAACAATATCAGCAACAAAAAGAAGTTGTAGAGCGTGTTAGCCACAATAAAGAACGTTTTATAGCCCGCGCTAGTCATGAATTTAGAACACCATTGCAAGGACTGACAGCGTCAATAGAGGCGCTGGATATTAATGATACTCAGCAACTCACAAAAAAGCAGGCTTTATACTGCGTAAATAGGTTAGTCTCAATGCTGGATGAGCTACTTGATTTGCAGAAGCTTACTACAGGGGAGTGGCAGCTGAATTTATCACAAGGGAATTTATTAACTAGCCTTAAGCAGGCCGTTACTCCTTTTGAATATGCGTGTAATGATAAAAAAATTACTTTTACGATTAACTTTGCAGAATCAGTAAACAAACAGGTCATTAGTGATCATGGGCGACTCCAACAAGTATTTGCAGAGCTTGTAAACAATGCTGTCAAGTTCACTCCAACACAAGGGCGTATAGCGGTTACCGCCAGTTGCCAAGGAGAGAAAGGTTTTGTATTTGAGGTGCAAGATAATGGTAAAGGGTTTGACCACTCATCCAGTGATTTTTTAAATGACGAGCAAGATGCAGAGCAGCATTTTCAAGGTTTAAAAACGGGACTGTTCAGGGTAAAACAAATTATTAAAGCGCTTGAAGGGGATATTCAGTTTTTTAATGTCCAGCCCCATGGTGTGAAAGTTGTGGTTAAGCTAGCCTTTAAGCAAGCACCCAAAGAGGCAGCTAAGGCATTATTACCTAGTAACTTGCATTGTTTGATTGTTGAAGATAACACTTTAAATGCGACAATATTGGGCCGTATTCTGAGCCAATTTAATTATACTTATGATATAGCGCCAAACGGTTTAATCGCGACAGATATGACCGAAACTAAGCCATATGATGTGATATTTATGGATCTTAACATGCCAGTGATGGATGGCTTTCAAGCAATTGACATAATTAGAAATGAGCAATGTCAACTGACGCCTATTTTGGCTGTAACAGCCAATACCTCCAGTGAAGATTTGCAACGCATCTATGCGTTAGGTGCAAACCTTCACTTATAT
- a CDS encoding SDR family oxidoreductase has product MTKHVVVTGANKGIGLNFCKQYVARGYRVTAVVRIPSEELKALDVKIISDIDVANADDVTTLASHLHGDKIDILINNAGVFHNETLDDMDFSAIEKQLHVNAIAPVRVTHALLQSLGLDAKVAMITSRMGSIADNGSGGYIGYRMSKAALNAAGVSLAHELKDKKIAVGLFHPGFVQTQMVNFAGDISPNTAVERLIKRIDELNLSNTGGFWHSNGETLPW; this is encoded by the coding sequence ATGACAAAGCATGTTGTGGTAACGGGGGCGAACAAAGGTATTGGTCTTAATTTTTGCAAGCAATACGTGGCTAGAGGGTATCGAGTAACCGCCGTTGTTCGCATCCCAAGTGAAGAGCTTAAAGCATTAGATGTCAAAATTATTAGCGATATTGATGTAGCCAACGCCGATGATGTTACCACTTTAGCGAGTCACCTTCATGGTGACAAAATTGATATTTTGATTAACAACGCAGGTGTTTTTCATAATGAAACTTTAGACGACATGGACTTTAGCGCAATTGAAAAACAACTTCATGTGAATGCCATCGCCCCTGTTCGAGTCACCCATGCATTACTACAAAGTTTGGGCCTTGATGCGAAGGTTGCGATGATCACATCACGAATGGGGTCAATTGCTGACAATGGTTCAGGTGGTTACATTGGTTATCGTATGTCTAAAGCGGCACTCAATGCTGCAGGTGTAAGCTTGGCACATGAGCTTAAAGATAAAAAAATTGCGGTCGGATTATTCCATCCGGGATTTGTGCAAACGCAAATGGTTAATTTTGCAGGTGATATTAGCCCCAACACAGCAGTAGAGCGTTTAATAAAACGTATTGATGAACTAAACCTAAGTAATACCGGAGGCTTTTGGCACTCCAATGGTGAAACCTTGCCTTGGTAA
- the tuf gene encoding elongation factor Tu, producing the protein MAKEKFERVKPHVNVGTIGHVDHGKTTLTAAITNVLAKVYGGVAKDFASIDNAPEERERGITISTSHVEYDTPTRHYAHVDCPGHADYVKNMITGAAQMDGAILVVAATDGPMPQTREHILLSRQVGVPYIIVFMNKCDMVDDEELLELVEMEVRELLSEYDFPGDDLPLIQGSALKALEGEKEWEDKIVELAEALDSYIPEPERDIDKPFIMPIEDVFSIQGRGTVVTGRVEAGIINVNDEVEIVGIKETTKTTCTGVEMFRKLLDEGRAGENIGALLRGTKREDVERGQVLAKPGSITPHTKFTSEVYVLSKDEGGRHTPFFKGYRPQFYFRTTDVTGDVQLPDGVEMVMPGDNIKMTVELIAPIAMDEGLRFAIREGGRTVGAGVVATIVE; encoded by the coding sequence ATGGCAAAAGAAAAGTTTGAACGCGTAAAACCGCACGTAAACGTAGGTACAATCGGCCACGTTGACCACGGTAAAACTACCCTAACTGCAGCAATCACTAACGTACTTGCAAAAGTATACGGTGGTGTAGCGAAAGACTTCGCATCAATCGATAACGCTCCAGAAGAGCGTGAGCGTGGTATCACAATCTCAACTTCACACGTTGAGTACGATACACCAACTCGTCACTACGCACACGTAGACTGTCCAGGACACGCCGATTATGTTAAAAACATGATCACGGGTGCTGCTCAAATGGACGGCGCAATCCTAGTAGTTGCTGCGACTGACGGTCCTATGCCACAAACTCGTGAGCACATCCTACTTTCTCGTCAGGTTGGTGTACCTTACATCATCGTATTCATGAACAAATGTGACATGGTTGACGACGAAGAGCTACTTGAGCTAGTTGAGATGGAAGTTCGTGAACTTCTTTCTGAGTACGACTTCCCAGGTGATGACCTACCTCTAATCCAAGGTTCTGCGCTTAAAGCGTTAGAAGGTGAGAAAGAGTGGGAAGACAAAATCGTTGAGCTTGCAGAAGCACTAGATTCTTACATCCCAGAGCCAGAGCGTGACATCGATAAGCCATTCATCATGCCTATCGAAGACGTATTCTCAATCCAAGGCCGTGGTACAGTTGTAACTGGTCGTGTTGAAGCTGGTATCATCAACGTGAATGACGAAGTTGAAATCGTAGGTATCAAAGAAACTACGAAGACAACGTGTACAGGTGTTGAGATGTTCCGTAAGCTTCTAGACGAAGGTCGTGCGGGTGAGAACATCGGTGCACTTCTACGTGGTACTAAGCGTGAAGACGTTGAACGTGGTCAAGTACTAGCTAAGCCTGGTTCAATCACTCCACACACGAAGTTCACTTCAGAAGTATACGTACTTTCTAAAGATGAAGGTGGTCGTCACACGCCATTCTTCAAAGGTTACCGTCCACAGTTCTACTTCCGTACAACTGACGTAACAGGTGACGTACAGTTACCAGACGGCGTTGAAATGGTAATGCCTGGTGACAACATCAAGATGACTGTAGAATTAATCGCTCCAATCGCGATGGACGAAGGTTTACGCTTCGCTATCCGTGAAGGTGGCCGTACAGTTGGTGCTGGTGTTGTAGCAACTATCGTTGAGTAA
- a CDS encoding alkaline phosphatase produces MKINKIATAIGLTLALSATANAGVLPDSQKQNDWYSAAEAKVTKKEAAAQAEQTFKAKNVILFVGDGMGISTLTASRIMAGQMEGKTGEEGLLSFEEFPYSAQIKTYNVDAQTPDSAGTMTAIISGVKTDVGVIGVNENIVRGDCSTVAGNELITATELAEIKGLATGVVSTARITHATPAATYAKSADRNWEDVSDMPAAAIEAGCEDIASQLVNFEKNLEARFVGTDVDGLDVVMGGGRRHFLPKDVSFNSADAVSSVEGDRTDERDLTAEWQAMYPDGKYVMDQAGFDALVGDEKKVFALFNESHMQYEADRDNDVAGEPSLSQMTTKAIDILKSNEKGFFLTVESGRIDHAHHAGNAYNALNDTIEFAKAVQSAVDNTNPEETLILVTADHSHVFTIAGYPKRGNPILGQVVAVGSEEPSLAADGMPYTTVGYANGLGFRDLGDETDADASYNDAAFAGRADLVGVDTTAPGYHQEAIVPLSSETHAGEDISLHAKGPGAQLAQGVVEQNVIFHIINQALELIEE; encoded by the coding sequence ATGAAAATTAATAAAATTGCCACTGCAATTGGCTTAACGTTGGCATTATCAGCCACCGCCAATGCGGGCGTGTTACCAGATAGTCAAAAACAAAATGATTGGTATAGTGCCGCAGAAGCTAAAGTAACAAAAAAAGAAGCGGCAGCTCAGGCTGAGCAAACATTTAAAGCAAAAAATGTCATTCTATTTGTTGGTGATGGTATGGGTATCTCAACGCTCACTGCATCCCGTATCATGGCAGGGCAAATGGAAGGTAAAACGGGTGAAGAAGGCTTACTCAGCTTTGAGGAATTCCCTTACTCAGCGCAAATTAAAACGTATAACGTTGATGCACAAACACCTGATTCCGCAGGCACTATGACGGCAATTATTTCAGGCGTTAAAACGGATGTGGGGGTTATTGGTGTTAATGAAAATATTGTGCGTGGCGACTGCTCTACAGTTGCTGGTAATGAGTTAATTACGGCAACAGAGCTAGCTGAGATTAAGGGCTTGGCTACAGGCGTTGTTTCTACAGCACGTATCACACACGCAACACCAGCAGCGACCTATGCAAAATCGGCTGATCGTAACTGGGAAGATGTATCAGATATGCCAGCTGCTGCGATAGAAGCTGGTTGTGAAGACATAGCCTCACAACTCGTTAATTTTGAGAAAAATTTAGAAGCGCGTTTTGTTGGTACGGATGTCGATGGTCTTGATGTGGTAATGGGCGGCGGTCGTCGTCACTTCTTACCAAAAGATGTGTCATTTAATTCGGCTGATGCTGTCAGCAGTGTTGAAGGTGACCGTACCGATGAGCGTGACCTAACTGCTGAATGGCAAGCAATGTACCCTGATGGCAAGTATGTGATGGACCAAGCTGGCTTCGATGCACTGGTAGGCGACGAGAAAAAAGTCTTTGCACTGTTTAATGAATCACATATGCAGTATGAAGCAGATCGCGATAATGACGTTGCAGGTGAGCCTTCACTTTCACAAATGACAACTAAAGCAATCGATATCTTGAAGAGTAATGAAAAAGGCTTTTTCTTAACTGTTGAATCAGGTCGTATTGATCATGCTCATCACGCAGGCAACGCTTATAACGCGTTAAACGATACTATTGAATTTGCTAAAGCGGTTCAATCAGCAGTCGATAACACGAACCCTGAAGAAACGTTAATCCTAGTTACCGCTGATCACAGCCATGTATTTACAATTGCTGGCTATCCTAAGCGTGGTAATCCAATTCTAGGTCAAGTAGTTGCAGTTGGTAGCGAAGAGCCAAGTCTTGCTGCAGATGGCATGCCTTATACCACCGTTGGTTATGCAAATGGTTTAGGGTTCCGTGATTTAGGCGATGAAACTGATGCAGATGCATCATACAACGACGCTGCTTTTGCTGGCCGCGCTGATTTAGTGGGGGTTGATACGACTGCACCAGGTTATCACCAAGAAGCCATCGTGCCGTTAAGTTCAGAGACACATGCTGGTGAAGATATTTCATTGCATGCGAAAGGTCCAGGTGCGCAGCTTGCGCAAGGGGTTGTGGAGCAGAATGTAATTTTCCACATCATTAATCAAGCTCTCGAACTAATTGAAGAATAA
- a CDS encoding alkaline phosphatase: MKKLNLISLAVVVALAGCSDDDDNSPKTLTVENTLAVGSEQCVNGGTETLTGTDSNDNGTLDSAEVTDTTLSCNSPATTLTAAQLAPLTDNDWFKEAQVKVATSEENIAAVAKDSGKAKNVILFVGDGMGISTVTAARIMAGQLEGKLGEEHQLSFEALPFSGFAKTYNVDAQTPDSAGTMTAMASGVKTDAGVIGVDEDIERGNCATVAGNELVTATELAEIAGKSTGIVSTARITHATPAATYAKSADRNWEDVSDMPEAAVTAGCEDIASQLVNFEANLEARYAGLNVDGLEVVMGGGRRHFLPKDAAFNSADAVSSVEGDRTDGRDLTAEWKAKYPAGQYVMDQAGFDAINAESTERVFGLFNESHMQYEADRANDVAGEPSLSEMTAKAIDVLDNNDNGFFLTVEAGRIDHAHHAGNAYNALSDTVELSKAVQVALDKTSIEDTLIIVTADHSHVFTIAGYPKRGNPILGKVVPVGSDEPSLAADNMPYTTVGYTNGGGFRDLGDETDADAGYNFAPVTGRVDLTDVDTTTPGFHQEAVVPLGSETHAAEDVGVYAVGPGAHLVTGTNEQSLIFHVMDYAADLVKQADAKLAQ; the protein is encoded by the coding sequence ATGAAAAAACTAAATTTAATTTCTCTTGCTGTAGTAGTGGCATTAGCGGGTTGTTCTGATGATGATGACAACTCACCAAAAACGTTAACTGTTGAAAACACACTCGCTGTGGGGTCAGAGCAGTGTGTAAACGGTGGAACAGAAACTCTAACTGGCACCGATAGCAATGATAACGGTACGTTAGACTCAGCAGAAGTTACCGATACAACTTTGTCATGTAATTCACCGGCAACCACCTTAACAGCAGCACAGCTAGCGCCGCTTACGGATAATGACTGGTTTAAAGAAGCGCAAGTCAAAGTGGCTACTAGCGAAGAAAACATTGCTGCAGTTGCGAAAGACTCAGGTAAAGCGAAAAACGTGATCCTGTTTGTAGGTGATGGCATGGGTATTTCGACCGTGACTGCTGCACGTATTATGGCAGGTCAGCTAGAAGGTAAGCTAGGTGAAGAGCACCAACTTAGCTTTGAAGCCCTACCGTTTTCTGGTTTTGCTAAAACCTATAACGTGGATGCGCAAACACCTGATTCAGCGGGCACGATGACGGCAATGGCATCAGGTGTAAAAACCGATGCAGGTGTTATCGGCGTTGATGAAGATATCGAACGTGGTAACTGCGCAACGGTTGCGGGTAATGAGCTGGTAACAGCGACGGAGCTTGCTGAGATTGCTGGTAAGTCGACAGGGATTGTATCGACTGCGCGTATAACGCACGCAACGCCTGCTGCAACGTATGCAAAATCGGCTGATCGTAACTGGGAAGATGTATCAGATATGCCTGAAGCTGCAGTTACTGCTGGCTGTGAAGATATTGCATCGCAGTTAGTGAACTTCGAAGCGAACTTAGAAGCACGCTATGCAGGCTTAAATGTTGATGGTTTAGAAGTTGTGATGGGCGGCGGTCGTCGTCATTTCTTACCTAAAGACGCTGCATTTAACTCAGCAGATGCTGTGAGTTCTGTTGAAGGCGACCGTACCGATGGTCGCGACCTAACCGCAGAATGGAAAGCGAAATACCCAGCGGGTCAATATGTGATGGACCAAGCAGGTTTTGATGCAATCAATGCAGAATCAACTGAACGTGTATTTGGTTTGTTCAATGAATCACACATGCAATACGAAGCAGACCGCGCCAACGATGTTGCTGGTGAGCCGTCACTTTCTGAAATGACCGCAAAAGCAATTGATGTACTCGATAACAACGACAATGGTTTCTTCTTAACTGTTGAAGCAGGTCGTATTGACCATGCTCACCATGCGGGCAATGCATACAATGCATTAAGCGATACTGTTGAGTTATCAAAAGCAGTGCAAGTTGCCCTTGATAAAACCAGTATTGAAGACACGCTAATCATCGTAACAGCTGACCATAGTCACGTATTTACCATTGCAGGCTACCCTAAACGCGGTAACCCAATTTTAGGTAAAGTGGTACCAGTGGGTAGTGATGAACCATCACTTGCCGCCGATAATATGCCGTATACAACGGTTGGTTATACCAATGGCGGCGGTTTCCGTGACCTAGGTGATGAGACCGATGCTGACGCAGGTTATAACTTTGCACCAGTGACAGGCCGCGTTGATTTAACTGATGTTGACACAACTACACCAGGCTTCCACCAAGAGGCTGTTGTACCATTGGGTTCTGAAACACATGCTGCAGAAGATGTGGGTGTGTATGCAGTAGGCCCTGGCGCGCATTTAGTAACGGGTACTAATGAGCAAAGCCTTATTTTCCATGTCATGGATTATGCCGCTGACCTTGTTAAACAAGCCGATGCTAAATTAGCACAATAA